In Prevotella sp. oral taxon 475, one DNA window encodes the following:
- the guaB gene encoding IMP dehydrogenase yields MSSFLADKIVMDGLTYDDVLLIPAYSDVLPKTVELKTRFSRNIHLNIPFVTAAMDTVTEAAMAIAIAREGGIGVIHKNMSIEEQAHEVAVVKRAENGMIYDPVTIRRGRTVRDALEMMSDYHIGGIPVVDDENRLVGIVTNRDLRFERRLDKKIDEVMTSENLVVTHQQTDLAAAAKILQENKIEKLPVVDADNHLVGLITYKDITKAKDKPMACKDEKGRLRVAAGVGVTADTLERMQALVEAGADAIVIDTAHGHSKYVVEKLVEAKQAFPGVDIVVGNVATGEAARLLVENGADAVKVGIGPGSICTTRVVAGVGVPQLSAIYSVFSALEGTGVPLIADGGLRYSGDVVKALAAGGSSVMIGSLVAGTEESPGETIIFNGRKFKTYRGMGSMEAMEQKNGSKDRYFQGDTKEAKKLVPEGIAGRVPYKGTVQEVIYQLIGGLRSGMGYCGAHDITALHQAKFTRITNAGVLESHPHDITITSEAPNYSRPE; encoded by the coding sequence ATGTCATCATTTCTTGCAGATAAAATCGTGATGGACGGACTCACCTACGACGACGTCCTCCTCATCCCCGCTTATTCAGACGTACTGCCCAAAACGGTAGAGTTGAAAACACGCTTCTCACGGAATATCCATCTCAACATCCCTTTCGTAACGGCTGCCATGGATACCGTCACCGAAGCCGCCATGGCCATTGCCATTGCACGGGAAGGAGGCATAGGCGTGATTCATAAAAATATGTCTATTGAGGAACAAGCACACGAGGTGGCCGTAGTGAAACGGGCCGAGAACGGAATGATTTACGACCCCGTAACCATCCGCCGAGGACGCACCGTGAGAGACGCACTCGAAATGATGAGCGACTATCACATCGGAGGCATCCCCGTAGTGGACGATGAAAACCGACTCGTGGGCATCGTCACCAATCGCGACCTGCGCTTCGAACGCCGGCTCGACAAGAAAATCGACGAGGTGATGACCAGCGAAAACCTCGTCGTGACGCATCAACAAACCGACTTGGCCGCAGCTGCCAAGATTCTGCAAGAAAACAAAATCGAGAAGCTTCCCGTTGTCGATGCCGATAACCATCTCGTGGGACTCATCACTTATAAAGATATTACCAAGGCCAAGGATAAGCCCATGGCCTGCAAAGACGAAAAGGGACGACTGCGCGTGGCGGCCGGAGTAGGCGTAACGGCCGACACTCTGGAGCGCATGCAGGCCTTGGTGGAGGCCGGAGCCGATGCCATCGTTATCGACACGGCGCATGGACATTCGAAGTATGTCGTCGAAAAACTCGTCGAAGCCAAACAGGCCTTCCCCGGTGTAGACATTGTTGTGGGCAACGTTGCTACGGGCGAGGCTGCTCGTTTGCTCGTTGAGAACGGTGCCGATGCCGTGAAAGTGGGCATCGGTCCGGGCTCGATCTGCACCACTCGCGTGGTGGCTGGCGTAGGCGTTCCACAGCTCAGTGCCATCTACAGCGTGTTCAGTGCCCTCGAAGGAACGGGTGTTCCGCTCATTGCCGACGGCGGACTGCGCTACTCTGGCGACGTGGTCAAGGCTCTTGCAGCGGGCGGCAGTTCGGTGATGATCGGGTCGCTCGTGGCAGGAACAGAAGAAAGCCCCGGCGAAACAATTATCTTCAATGGACGAAAGTTTAAAACCTATCGCGGTATGGGCTCGATGGAGGCCATGGAACAGAAGAACGGATCGAAAGATCGCTACTTCCAAGGCGACACAAAAGAGGCCAAGAAACTGGTACCGGAAGGCATCGCCGGCCGAGTGCCCTACAAAGGCACGGTACAGGAGGTGATCTATCAGCTCATCGGCGGTCTGCGGTCGGGCATGGGCTACTGTGGTGCGCACGACATTACTGCACTGCATCAGGCCAAGTTCACCCGCATCACCAATGCCGGCGTCTTGGAAAGTCATCCCCACGACATCACCATCACCAGCGAGGCTCCTAATTATAGTAGACCGGAATGA
- a CDS encoding rod shape-determining protein, whose protein sequence is MGFFSFMQEIAMDLGTANTIIINDDKIVVDEPSVVALDRRTDKMIAVGERAKLMYEKTHENIRTVRPLRDGVIADFTACEQMMRGLIKMVHTGSRLFSPSLRMVIGVPSGSTEVELRAVRDSAEHADGRDVYLIFEPMAAAIGIGIDVEAPEGNMIVDIGGGSTEIAVISLGGIVSNNSIRVAGDDLTADIQDYMSRQHNVKVSERMAERIKIHVGSALTDLGEEGPEDYVVHGPNRITALPMEVPVCYQEIAHCLDKTIAKIENAVLSALENTPPELYADIVKNGIYLTGGGALLRGLDKRLQDKINIPFHIAEDPLHSVARGAGIALKNVDRFSFLMR, encoded by the coding sequence ATGGGATTCTTTTCTTTTATGCAAGAAATTGCAATGGACCTCGGCACAGCGAACACCATCATCATCAACGATGACAAAATTGTGGTGGACGAACCTTCTGTTGTGGCCCTCGATCGCCGTACAGACAAAATGATAGCTGTTGGCGAACGTGCGAAGCTGATGTACGAGAAGACACACGAAAATATCCGCACCGTTCGCCCATTGCGCGATGGCGTGATAGCAGACTTTACCGCTTGCGAACAAATGATGCGGGGACTTATCAAGATGGTGCATACAGGCAGTCGATTGTTTTCTCCATCGCTGCGCATGGTTATCGGTGTTCCCTCGGGTAGTACGGAGGTAGAACTCCGTGCCGTACGCGATTCGGCAGAACATGCCGACGGGCGAGATGTCTATCTTATCTTCGAGCCTATGGCAGCAGCAATAGGCATCGGCATTGACGTAGAGGCCCCCGAAGGTAATATGATTGTAGATATTGGCGGTGGAAGCACCGAGATTGCAGTCATTTCATTAGGCGGGATCGTGTCGAACAACTCGATTCGCGTGGCAGGAGACGACCTCACGGCGGATATTCAAGACTATATGAGTAGACAACACAATGTGAAAGTGAGCGAGCGGATGGCCGAACGTATTAAAATACATGTGGGATCGGCTCTTACCGACTTGGGAGAAGAAGGTCCGGAAGACTATGTCGTACATGGGCCGAACCGCATCACGGCTTTGCCTATGGAAGTCCCGGTGTGCTATCAGGAGATTGCCCACTGTCTGGATAAAACCATTGCGAAAATTGAGAACGCAGTGCTCTCAGCTTTAGAGAACACCCCCCCGGAACTATATGCCGACATCGTGAAGAACGGTATTTATCTTACCGGCGGCGGAGCCTTGCTTAGAGGACTCGACAAGCGGCTGCAAGATAAAATCAACATTCCGTTCCACATTGCCGAAGACCCCTTGCACAGCGTGGCAAGAGGGGCAGGCATCGCCCTAAAGAACGTAGATCGTTTCTCGTTCCTGATGAGATAA
- a CDS encoding peptidylprolyl isomerase: protein MKLLTLLLLCSAAVHAQTTDPIIMTIDGQPVSRSEFEYSYNKNNGENVVDKKTVAEYVELFINYKLKVAAALEARLDTQTSFKQEFAGYRDQQIRPSFVTDADLEAEARRIYTETQQRIDAQGGMVKPAHILLLLPQKASKEVQRAAEVRIDSIYAALRAGADFATLARRFSDDKGSASNGGELPWIQPGQTLKEFEDAAYALKRGEMSRPFLSPAGYHIVLMKDRRQFVPYDSVRTDILRYIDQRNLREQIIDRKLEALATSTHPQRTPQDVLAQRTEEMAAKDPALRFLIQEYHDGLLLYDISNRLVWEKAAKDEAGLQAFFKKNKKRYAWDAPRFKGIAYYTKTAADLKAVRQTIKRLPFDHWAEALRKTFNNDSTLRIRAEKGLFKQGDNALVDREVFNTGAQPKPLTGYPFSATLGRRLKAPKELDDVRPLVVADYQEELEREWVKALRRQHRVEVNPDVVQTVNQH from the coding sequence ATGAAACTTCTCACCCTCCTTCTTCTTTGTTCTGCCGCCGTCCACGCCCAGACGACCGATCCCATCATCATGACGATAGACGGGCAACCGGTGAGCCGATCGGAATTTGAATACTCCTACAACAAGAACAACGGCGAGAACGTGGTAGACAAGAAGACTGTAGCCGAATATGTCGAACTCTTCATCAATTATAAACTCAAAGTGGCCGCCGCATTGGAAGCCCGACTCGACACGCAGACTTCTTTCAAGCAAGAGTTTGCTGGCTACCGCGATCAGCAGATACGTCCCTCGTTCGTGACCGATGCCGACCTCGAAGCCGAGGCACGACGCATCTACACCGAGACGCAGCAACGCATCGATGCACAGGGGGGAATGGTGAAACCGGCACACATCCTGTTGTTGCTTCCACAGAAAGCGTCGAAAGAAGTGCAGCGCGCCGCCGAAGTAAGAATCGACTCTATCTATGCCGCTCTGCGCGCCGGAGCCGACTTCGCCACGTTGGCCCGCCGGTTTTCCGATGATAAAGGCTCGGCCTCGAACGGTGGCGAACTGCCTTGGATTCAGCCCGGACAAACCCTCAAAGAGTTTGAAGACGCCGCCTATGCATTGAAGCGTGGCGAAATGAGCCGTCCTTTTCTCTCCCCCGCCGGCTATCACATCGTGCTCATGAAAGACCGTCGCCAGTTCGTGCCCTACGACTCTGTGCGTACCGACATTCTCAGATATATCGACCAGCGCAACCTGCGCGAGCAGATCATCGACCGCAAGCTCGAAGCATTAGCCACCTCAACCCATCCACAGCGTACGCCGCAGGACGTACTCGCTCAGCGCACCGAGGAAATGGCCGCTAAAGACCCCGCCCTTAGGTTCCTCATTCAGGAATACCACGACGGATTGTTGCTCTACGACATCAGCAACCGTCTGGTATGGGAGAAAGCCGCCAAAGACGAGGCCGGCCTGCAAGCCTTCTTCAAGAAGAATAAAAAACGTTATGCATGGGATGCTCCCCGATTCAAGGGCATCGCCTACTATACGAAGACGGCGGCCGACTTGAAAGCTGTTCGGCAGACCATCAAGCGTCTCCCCTTCGACCATTGGGCTGAAGCCCTGCGCAAGACCTTCAACAACGACTCCACCCTACGCATCCGCGCCGAGAAAGGCCTCTTCAAGCAGGGCGACAACGCGCTGGTAGATCGCGAAGTGTTCAACACCGGTGCACAACCCAAGCCTCTAACCGGCTATCCTTTCTCGGCCACGCTGGGTCGGCGACTCAAGGCTCCGAAAGAGTTGGACGATGTGCGCCCGCTCGTTGTGGCCGACTATCAAGAAGAACTCGAACGCGAATGGGTGAAGGCTCTTCGTCGCCAGCATCGGGTGGAGGTGAACCCGGATGTGGTTCAAACCGTCAACCAACACTGA
- a CDS encoding DNA recombination protein RmuC, with protein sequence MLKASYERQIATLQGQIETERAYAKRMIDLANESLEKEKEHAEEMRKENDRQWRDKLDKLKQEMLKTTTEELAEKQKSLQENNRTQMDELLKPIKEQFDEFRRSVDESKMQNEVNKKELQKAFESTMKLFQQEQHQAVAQLKEQTERIGTDAANLTKALKGENKTQGDWGEMVLEMLLENSGLQKGEEFFVQETVKGEEGGIYRPDVVVRFPEGRSVVIDSKVSLTAYAEAVATEDEQERDRLLREHARSVKRHVDELAEKGYDQLVADAIGFVLMFVPNENSYIAAMKQQPDLSRYAYQKRIIIISPSNLLMALQLAYNLWQYDRQSKNVEKIVKTAADLYDKVAGFADTFGDLESQIDRLNRSFGKAKDQLFEGKGNVMRRIESLRSLGVTPKKRIKAVEEQEEEGN encoded by the coding sequence AGGGACAAATAGAAACCGAACGGGCGTATGCAAAACGGATGATCGACTTGGCAAATGAAAGTTTGGAAAAAGAAAAAGAACACGCCGAGGAGATGAGAAAAGAAAACGACCGACAGTGGAGAGACAAACTGGATAAGCTAAAGCAAGAAATGCTGAAAACAACAACCGAAGAACTGGCTGAAAAACAGAAGAGTCTGCAAGAAAATAACCGAACACAGATGGACGAACTCCTAAAGCCCATCAAAGAACAGTTTGATGAATTCAGGCGATCGGTTGATGAAAGTAAGATGCAAAACGAAGTGAACAAGAAGGAATTGCAGAAGGCTTTCGAATCGACGATGAAGCTTTTTCAACAAGAACAACACCAGGCTGTTGCACAACTCAAAGAGCAGACCGAGCGAATAGGGACAGATGCCGCCAATCTGACCAAGGCATTGAAAGGCGAAAACAAAACGCAGGGCGACTGGGGAGAAATGGTGCTGGAGATGTTGCTTGAGAACAGCGGACTACAAAAAGGCGAAGAGTTCTTTGTTCAGGAAACAGTGAAGGGTGAAGAGGGTGGTATTTATCGTCCGGATGTCGTGGTGAGATTTCCTGAAGGCCGATCGGTGGTGATTGATTCCAAGGTTTCACTAACAGCCTATGCGGAAGCCGTAGCAACCGAAGACGAACAGGAACGCGACCGCTTGCTGCGCGAACATGCGCGAAGCGTGAAGCGACATGTAGACGAATTGGCCGAAAAGGGCTATGATCAACTCGTGGCTGATGCTATTGGCTTTGTATTGATGTTCGTACCGAACGAGAATAGCTACATCGCAGCAATGAAACAACAACCCGATCTGAGTCGTTATGCTTATCAGAAGCGCATCATCATCATCTCGCCAAGCAATTTGCTCATGGCGTTGCAGCTGGCCTACAACCTGTGGCAGTATGATAGGCAAAGCAAAAACGTAGAAAAGATTGTGAAAACGGCCGCCGACCTATATGACAAAGTTGCGGGATTTGCAGACACTTTCGGCGATTTGGAAAGTCAGATAGACCGCCTGAACCGCAGTTTTGGTAAAGCTAAAGACCAATTATTCGAAGGAAAAGGTAACGTAATGCGACGAATAGAGAGTCTGCGCTCGTTAGGCGTGACCCCGAAGAAGCGCATCAAGGCAGTAGAAGAGCAGGAGGAAGAAGGCAATTAA
- a CDS encoding IMP cyclohydrolase gives MAETKRIKTALVSVYHKDGLNELLAKLHEEGVKFLSTGGTQQLIESLGYECQTVESVTSYPSILGGRVKTLHPKVFGGILARRDHEEDQAQMRQYDIPAIDLVIVDLYPFEQTVASGASDADIIEKIDIGGISLIRAGAKNFNDVVIVPSKAEYGMLLDVIKKNGAQTELNERKAFAERAFNVSSRYDTAIHRWFSK, from the coding sequence ATGGCTGAAACAAAAAGAATAAAGACCGCATTAGTTTCTGTCTATCATAAAGACGGATTGAACGAACTGCTCGCCAAACTGCATGAAGAAGGCGTGAAGTTCTTGTCTACAGGTGGCACACAGCAACTGATCGAATCGTTGGGATATGAGTGCCAAACGGTGGAGAGCGTCACTTCCTATCCTTCTATCTTAGGAGGCAGAGTAAAAACACTGCATCCCAAAGTGTTCGGAGGAATCTTGGCACGCCGTGACCATGAAGAGGATCAGGCGCAAATGAGACAATACGATATCCCGGCAATCGACCTGGTTATCGTAGACCTCTATCCTTTCGAGCAGACAGTGGCAAGCGGTGCGTCGGACGCAGATATTATTGAGAAAATCGATATTGGAGGAATCTCACTCATCCGGGCCGGTGCAAAGAATTTCAACGACGTGGTGATTGTCCCCAGTAAGGCTGAATACGGAATGTTGCTCGATGTCATCAAGAAAAATGGAGCACAGACTGAGCTGAATGAACGCAAGGCTTTTGCTGAGAGAGCATTCAACGTGAGCAGTCGGTATGATACGGCTATCCATCGTTGGTTCTCCAAATAG
- the rodA gene encoding rod shape-determining protein RodA → MAGATDKQSSILGSLDWWTIGIYIALLTFGWVSVCGASYTYGDTDIFSLSTRSGMQIVWIGTSICLGFVLLMLDDRFYDTFAYVIYALLLLLLFATIFNPHEIKGSRSWLVLGPLRLQPAEFAKFATALAISKLMSTYGFNIHNWRHFLVSCLVILLPMVFIVAQKETGSALVYLSFFLMFYREGMPGSILFTGVAMVIYFVVGIRFEAVELWSTPSSLGKFAVLALVQLFSAGLVQVYCRPDRSRTRLLTAVILLLTVLSLLVSHYLFPFDVTQIQLGLTVVLVLYLLYQALHARLQPYLYVALFAILSVGFFYSADHVLNNVMEPHQRVRINVLLGLEQDLAGAGYNVHQSEIAIGSGGLKGKGFLNGTQTKLKFVPEQDTDFIFCTVGEEEGFVGSAAVLLLFLALILRLIRLAERQTMRFGRVYGYCVLSIFLFHVFINVGMVLGLTPVIGIPLPLFSYGGSSLWGFTLLLFIFLRIDAGRERSRY, encoded by the coding sequence ATGGCAGGAGCAACAGATAAGCAGTCGAGCATTCTCGGCTCTTTAGATTGGTGGACGATAGGCATCTACATCGCCCTACTTACTTTCGGGTGGGTGAGCGTGTGCGGAGCCAGTTACACCTACGGAGACACCGACATCTTCAGTCTCTCCACCCGTTCGGGCATGCAAATCGTGTGGATAGGCACCTCTATCTGCTTAGGTTTCGTGCTACTGATGCTCGACGATCGTTTCTACGACACCTTCGCCTACGTCATCTACGCCCTCCTTCTGCTGCTACTTTTTGCCACCATCTTCAACCCGCACGAAATCAAAGGCTCGCGTTCGTGGCTCGTACTCGGGCCACTCCGACTGCAGCCCGCCGAGTTTGCCAAGTTCGCCACTGCCCTGGCCATCTCCAAACTCATGAGCACCTACGGTTTCAACATCCACAACTGGCGGCACTTCCTTGTCTCCTGTCTCGTAATACTGCTGCCGATGGTCTTCATCGTAGCGCAGAAAGAAACCGGTTCGGCTCTGGTCTATCTCTCCTTTTTTTTGATGTTCTACCGCGAGGGAATGCCCGGTAGCATCCTCTTCACCGGTGTAGCGATGGTGATTTATTTCGTCGTAGGCATCCGTTTCGAAGCCGTCGAACTGTGGTCAACCCCCTCCTCGCTGGGCAAGTTTGCCGTGCTCGCCCTGGTGCAACTGTTTTCCGCAGGACTGGTGCAAGTCTATTGCCGCCCCGACCGCAGTCGCACCCGCTTACTTACAGCCGTTATCCTCCTCCTCACCGTCCTCTCGCTGCTCGTATCGCATTATCTGTTTCCGTTCGATGTCACGCAGATACAGCTTGGGCTGACCGTTGTGTTGGTGCTCTATCTGCTTTACCAGGCTCTACACGCCCGACTACAGCCTTACCTTTACGTTGCCCTTTTTGCCATTCTCTCGGTGGGCTTTTTCTACTCGGCCGACCATGTCCTCAACAACGTTATGGAGCCACATCAACGTGTGCGCATCAACGTGCTCTTAGGTTTGGAGCAAGACCTTGCCGGTGCTGGCTACAACGTGCACCAAAGCGAAATTGCCATCGGTTCGGGCGGGCTCAAAGGCAAAGGATTTCTCAATGGGACACAAACCAAACTCAAGTTTGTGCCCGAGCAAGACACCGACTTCATCTTCTGTACCGTGGGCGAAGAAGAAGGATTTGTGGGATCAGCCGCCGTACTGTTGCTCTTCCTCGCGCTCATTTTGCGGCTCATTCGCCTGGCCGAGCGGCAGACCATGCGGTTTGGTCGGGTTTATGGCTATTGCGTACTTAGCATCTTTCTCTTCCATGTCTTCATCAACGTGGGAATGGTGTTGGGCCTTACGCCCGTCATCGGCATCCCGTTGCCCCTCTTCAGCTATGGCGGTTCGAGTTTGTGGGGATTTACATTACTCTTGTTTATCTTTCTACGAATTGATGCCGGGCGTGAACGCTCGCGCTATTAA
- the mreC gene encoding rod shape-determining protein MreC, translating into MRNLLAFLDKYNHWFLFVLLEVVSAVLLFRYNSYQGSVWFSSANVVAGKVYELNAYAESFFALTKVNQELTKRNLILEQQLVVLQGLHVKTSADSSRMYMEQQQLLSRFKLYPAKVVSNSLDKRDNFITIDKGAADGIRKDMGVACGSGVVGVVYMVSQHYSVVIPVLNSHSNISCMIRGRGYFGYLHWTGGSPELAYVDDIPRHARFALGMNVVTSGYSSIFPPGIMVGKILHVFNSPNGLSYRLQVKLATDFGNLRDVCVIDNTGMEERLGVMNAVQDSLKER; encoded by the coding sequence ATGAGGAATCTCCTTGCCTTTTTAGATAAATACAATCACTGGTTCCTTTTTGTTCTGCTGGAAGTTGTCAGTGCGGTATTGCTGTTTCGGTATAACAGTTATCAGGGCAGTGTGTGGTTTTCTTCAGCGAATGTCGTAGCAGGAAAGGTGTACGAACTAAATGCCTATGCGGAGAGTTTCTTTGCACTGACAAAGGTGAATCAAGAACTGACCAAGCGCAACTTAATACTGGAGCAGCAATTGGTGGTCTTGCAAGGATTGCACGTTAAAACCTCGGCAGATAGCAGTCGTATGTATATGGAGCAGCAACAGCTACTGTCTCGCTTTAAACTTTACCCCGCCAAGGTAGTGAGCAACTCGTTAGATAAGCGCGATAACTTTATCACTATCGATAAAGGAGCGGCAGACGGGATTCGCAAAGACATGGGTGTAGCCTGCGGAAGTGGAGTTGTGGGCGTGGTCTACATGGTTTCGCAACACTATTCGGTTGTTATTCCCGTGCTCAACTCACATTCCAATATCAGCTGCATGATAAGAGGTCGGGGATATTTTGGTTATTTGCATTGGACAGGAGGATCCCCGGAGCTAGCCTATGTCGACGACATTCCAAGGCATGCACGCTTTGCTTTGGGCATGAACGTTGTCACCAGCGGTTACTCTTCCATCTTTCCGCCCGGCATTATGGTAGGAAAGATTTTGCACGTGTTCAACTCACCCAATGGATTGTCCTACCGATTGCAAGTAAAATTGGCAACCGACTTCGGTAATTTACGAGACGTATGCGTGATTGACAACACGGGAATGGAAGAGAGACTTGGAGTAATGAACGCTGTACAAGACTCCTTGAAAGAGAGATGA
- the mrdA gene encoding penicillin-binding protein 2 produces MKDFELEKRQLVIGGVATFIVIVYLIRLFTLQLLSDDYKKNADSNAFLKKIEFPSRGVITDRHGRLLVYNQPAYDIMVVMNEEKGRLDTAEFCNTLGITKDFFIRRMEEIKDRAKNPGYSRFTQQLFMSQLSDREFSVFQEKIFRFPGFYVRKRSIRQYQYPYAAHVLGDVAEVSRSDIEASDYYQSGDYIGKLGIERSYEEQLRGEKGVQILLRDAHGRIQGSYQDGKFDRKPVAGKDLTLSIDIKLQALGERLLEGKIGSIVAIEPATGEVLCMVSSPTYDPRLMVGRQRGRHHMELSRDVWKPLLNRSIMGQYPPGSTFKTSQGLTYMTEGIITPTTQFPCHHGFNYRGLHVGCHGHASPVALVGALSTSCNSYFCWGLFQMMSNRRRYRNVQEAMNTWRDYMVSMGFGYKLGIDLPGEKRGLIPNASFYDKNYRGSWNGLTVISISIGQGEVNLTPLQIANLGATIANRGYYYVPHVVRKVKGEPLDTLFTRRHYTKASRRAYDYVVAGMRASVLGGTCRAANRADYEVCGKTGTAQNRGQDHSVFMGFAPMNHPRIAIAVYVENGGFGADYGVPIGSLMMEQYLKGKLSEASEARARDFQNRRIAYGRSNR; encoded by the coding sequence GTGAAAGATTTTGAACTTGAAAAGCGGCAATTGGTGATTGGTGGGGTGGCAACATTCATTGTGATTGTCTATCTCATCCGGTTATTCACGCTTCAACTTCTTAGCGACGATTACAAAAAGAACGCCGACAGTAATGCTTTCCTAAAGAAAATTGAATTTCCCTCGCGCGGCGTTATTACCGACCGACACGGGCGTCTGCTCGTTTATAATCAACCGGCTTATGACATCATGGTAGTGATGAACGAAGAGAAGGGGAGGCTCGACACCGCAGAGTTTTGCAACACATTGGGCATCACCAAAGACTTCTTCATACGCCGAATGGAAGAAATCAAAGATCGAGCGAAGAATCCCGGTTACTCACGCTTCACCCAACAGCTCTTTATGAGCCAGTTATCAGACAGAGAGTTCAGCGTATTCCAAGAGAAAATCTTCCGTTTCCCCGGTTTTTATGTACGAAAGCGCAGTATCCGACAGTATCAGTACCCCTATGCCGCTCACGTCTTAGGCGATGTGGCCGAGGTTTCGAGAAGTGACATCGAAGCATCCGACTACTATCAGTCGGGCGACTACATCGGAAAGCTCGGCATCGAGCGCAGCTACGAAGAACAGTTGCGTGGCGAAAAAGGTGTACAAATCTTATTGCGCGATGCCCACGGAAGAATTCAAGGTAGCTATCAGGACGGAAAATTCGACCGTAAACCCGTAGCAGGCAAAGACCTCACCCTAAGCATCGACATCAAGCTCCAAGCCTTGGGAGAGCGACTCTTGGAAGGGAAGATAGGAAGTATCGTTGCCATTGAGCCTGCTACAGGCGAAGTGCTCTGCATGGTATCGTCGCCCACTTACGACCCGCGACTGATGGTAGGCCGACAGCGTGGTCGGCATCACATGGAACTATCGCGAGATGTTTGGAAACCCTTGCTCAACCGTTCTATCATGGGGCAATATCCGCCGGGGTCTACATTCAAAACGTCTCAAGGACTCACCTACATGACCGAAGGCATCATTACCCCCACCACACAATTCCCTTGTCATCACGGCTTCAACTATCGCGGACTGCATGTGGGTTGTCACGGACATGCCTCGCCCGTGGCCCTTGTCGGAGCGTTGAGCACCTCGTGCAACAGTTACTTCTGTTGGGGATTATTCCAGATGATGTCCAACCGTCGGCGTTACCGAAACGTGCAGGAAGCGATGAATACCTGGCGCGACTACATGGTCAGTATGGGATTCGGTTACAAGCTCGGCATCGATCTGCCCGGCGAAAAACGCGGGCTCATTCCCAATGCCAGCTTTTATGACAAGAACTATCGAGGATCTTGGAACGGATTGACCGTCATCAGCATCTCCATCGGACAGGGTGAAGTAAATCTCACGCCGCTACAAATAGCCAATCTCGGAGCCACCATCGCCAATCGCGGCTACTACTACGTGCCGCATGTGGTGCGCAAGGTGAAAGGCGAACCGCTCGACACCCTCTTTACGCGTCGCCATTACACCAAGGCCAGTCGGCGTGCTTACGACTATGTGGTAGCAGGCATGCGCGCTTCGGTGCTCGGTGGAACCTGCCGCGCAGCCAATCGAGCCGACTATGAAGTGTGCGGCAAGACCGGAACAGCCCAGAACCGCGGTCAAGACCACTCCGTCTTTATGGGTTTCGCACCGATGAATCACCCCCGAATCGCCATCGCCGTATACGTAGAGAATGGTGGATTCGGAGCCGATTACGGCGTGCCCATTGGGTCGCTGATGATGGAACAATATCTCAAAGGAAAACTCTCAGAAGCTTCGGAGGCACGGGCACGAGACTTCCAAAATCGAAGAATAGCTTATGGCAGGAGCAACAGATAA
- the mreD gene encoding rod shape-determining protein MreD: protein MSMSILRSIGLFFVFLLVQVLVLNHIHLLGCATPLLYIYMVLLFPRNYPKWAMLLWAFGLGLSVDIFSNTPGVTAASMTLAAFLRPYLLEPFLQRESADDLVPSMKSLGTFRYVVLATILILFYCLTFFSLEMFSFFNWVQWLYCIGGSAALTLVLVLALDNLRSR, encoded by the coding sequence ATGAGCATGAGCATTTTAAGGAGCATCGGATTGTTTTTCGTTTTTCTGCTGGTACAGGTGCTAGTGCTGAACCATATCCACCTCCTCGGTTGTGCAACACCTTTATTATATATATATATGGTGTTGTTATTTCCGCGCAACTATCCCAAATGGGCTATGTTGCTATGGGCGTTCGGACTGGGTTTGTCTGTCGACATTTTCTCGAACACACCCGGAGTGACCGCTGCCTCAATGACATTGGCAGCCTTTTTACGTCCTTATCTGCTCGAACCTTTCCTGCAACGGGAAAGCGCAGACGACTTGGTGCCCTCCATGAAGTCGTTAGGAACCTTTCGTTACGTGGTTCTCGCGACCATTCTTATTCTGTTTTACTGTCTTACCTTTTTTTCATTAGAGATGTTTTCATTCTTCAACTGGGTGCAGTGGCTCTACTGCATCGGTGGAAGCGCGGCATTGACGCTCGTATTAGTGTTGGCGTTAGACAATCTCAGAAGCAGATAG